A single genomic interval of Adhaeribacter pallidiroseus harbors:
- a CDS encoding ABC transporter permease yields MLLNYFKIAIRNLLRHKLFSFINIFGLAVGLACCLLIALFILQELSYDRFHAHADRIYRVGRYFTGEDGMPGVQLANIAPPFAPLLKNDFPAVEEVTRLLQHKAVIAVNPQKFFTEENVFFAEPSFFKIFTVSLRSGHAQTALSEPNTILLTEKLVTKYFPKQNPIDQLIRLDNKVTLKVTGVFKDFPVNSHFHPNFLVSFSTLQDSILFGRENLANFSINRFTTYVLVPPKYNVASISAQLPAFLDRHIEYQNTRPSSYNNLFLQKLTAIHLHSHLDTELEANGDSKQVYLFGVIALFILLIACINFMNLSTARSSLRAKEIGVRKVMGANQSKLIVQFLSESLLFAGIAVLLAAVFTDLALPLMNHLTGKELIFNPANGWLAGGVVLGLAVLVGLVAGSYPALYLSSFQPVKVLKGKIVHLHGTVSLRKALVVLQFTISVVLVVSTAVVYKQLGYLHTKALGLNKDYIVTLPYIPSLSPRYQAFRNELLANNAVTQVARSIEAPSERLLNSWGEMGVESGGTYKEASQSFEFLGIDSYFVPTYKIKVVAGRNFSEAYPTDSTKAFLLNESGVKALGFKTPQQALGSTLDYGDRRAKIVGVLPDFHFESMHQKIKPILFMIPPAAEFRHLSVKLSGTDLKAGITLLEKTWKQFLPDYPLEYAFLDQTFGQLYAAEQRQGLLFTLFAGMAILIACLGLFGLATFATEQRTKEIGIRKVLGASVSSIVALLSKDFLKLVLLANLLAWPIAWHGMHRWLQDFAYRTSISWSTFGLATLLALFIAVLTISFQAIKAAIANPVEALRNE; encoded by the coding sequence ATGCTACTCAATTATTTTAAAATTGCTATCCGGAATTTGTTACGGCACAAGTTGTTTTCGTTCATTAACATCTTTGGGTTGGCCGTGGGTTTAGCGTGTTGCTTGCTGATTGCCCTGTTTATTCTTCAGGAATTAAGCTACGATCGGTTTCATGCCCATGCGGATCGCATTTACCGGGTGGGGCGCTACTTTACCGGTGAAGATGGGATGCCCGGGGTACAATTAGCCAATATTGCCCCACCCTTTGCCCCTTTGCTTAAAAACGATTTTCCGGCGGTAGAAGAAGTTACCCGCTTGTTGCAGCATAAAGCAGTAATAGCCGTTAATCCGCAGAAATTCTTTACCGAAGAGAATGTATTTTTTGCGGAACCTTCTTTTTTTAAAATTTTTACCGTGTCGCTCCGCAGCGGTCATGCGCAAACAGCTCTAAGCGAACCAAATACCATTCTGCTCACCGAAAAGCTAGTTACCAAGTATTTTCCAAAGCAAAACCCTATTGATCAGCTTATCCGCTTAGATAATAAAGTTACGTTAAAAGTTACCGGTGTATTTAAAGACTTTCCGGTAAATTCTCATTTTCACCCCAATTTCCTGGTTTCGTTTAGCACCCTGCAGGATAGCATTCTTTTTGGCCGGGAAAACCTGGCTAATTTTAGCATAAACCGATTTACCACTTACGTGTTGGTTCCCCCCAAATACAACGTAGCTTCTATCAGCGCCCAACTGCCGGCCTTCCTCGACCGGCACATTGAATACCAGAATACCCGTCCTTCGTCGTACAACAACCTGTTTTTGCAAAAACTTACCGCTATTCATTTACATTCTCACCTCGATACGGAACTGGAAGCGAACGGTGATAGCAAGCAAGTGTATTTATTTGGAGTAATTGCGCTGTTTATATTGCTCATTGCCTGCATCAATTTCATGAATTTATCTACAGCCCGCTCGTCGCTGCGTGCGAAAGAAATTGGGGTGCGTAAAGTAATGGGCGCCAACCAGAGCAAGCTCATTGTGCAGTTTTTAAGCGAGTCGCTGCTGTTTGCAGGTATTGCGGTACTGCTGGCAGCCGTGTTTACCGATCTGGCTTTGCCGCTGATGAATCACTTGACCGGTAAAGAACTAATTTTTAACCCGGCAAACGGTTGGCTGGCCGGCGGGGTAGTACTGGGGTTAGCGGTACTGGTTGGTTTGGTAGCTGGTTCATATCCGGCTTTGTATTTATCCTCGTTTCAGCCGGTAAAAGTTTTAAAAGGTAAAATTGTTCATCTCCATGGCACCGTATCGCTGCGCAAAGCTTTGGTAGTGCTGCAATTCACTATTTCGGTAGTATTGGTAGTAAGCACGGCGGTGGTGTATAAACAATTAGGCTATCTGCACACTAAGGCTTTGGGTTTAAATAAAGATTATATTGTTACACTCCCTTACATTCCATCCTTATCCCCGCGTTACCAAGCTTTCCGGAACGAACTCTTAGCCAATAATGCTGTTACGCAAGTGGCGCGTTCCATCGAAGCGCCTTCCGAGCGTTTATTAAATTCCTGGGGCGAAATGGGCGTTGAATCCGGTGGTACGTACAAGGAAGCTTCCCAATCGTTTGAATTTTTGGGCATCGACTCTTATTTCGTGCCGACTTATAAAATTAAGGTTGTGGCGGGCCGCAACTTTTCCGAGGCGTATCCTACGGATAGCACCAAGGCTTTTCTGCTGAACGAATCAGGGGTAAAAGCATTAGGCTTTAAAACGCCGCAGCAAGCCCTAGGAAGTACCCTGGATTACGGCGACCGAAGGGCTAAGATTGTAGGCGTATTGCCGGATTTCCACTTCGAATCGATGCACCAGAAAATTAAGCCCATTCTGTTTATGATTCCGCCGGCTGCTGAATTCCGGCACTTATCGGTGAAATTATCGGGCACCGATTTAAAAGCCGGAATAACTCTACTGGAAAAAACCTGGAAACAGTTCCTACCGGATTATCCGTTGGAATACGCTTTTCTGGACCAGACATTTGGCCAGCTCTATGCAGCCGAACAGCGCCAGGGATTATTATTTACCTTATTTGCCGGCATGGCTATTTTAATTGCTTGTTTGGGTTTGTTTGGCCTGGCTACGTTTGCCACTGAGCAGCGCACTAAAGAAATCGGCATCCGCAAGGTACTGGGCGCCTCCGTGAGCAGCATTGTGGCCCTGCTCTCGAAAGATTTTTTAAAATTAGTATTGTTAGCGAACCTGTTAGCCTGGCCCATTGCCTGGCACGGCATGCACCGCTGGCTGCAGGACTTTGCCTACCGAACCTCTATCTCGTGGTCTACATTTGGGCTGGCTACATTGCTGGCGCTCTTTATTGCGGTGCTCACCATTAGTTTTCAGGCTATAAAAGCCGCTATTGCTAACCCGGTGGAGGCGTTGCGGAATGAATAA
- a CDS encoding ABC transporter permease codes for MWLNYFKIAFRNLLRHKAFSLLNIAGLSVGVAVALLIFLIVRFELSFDTFHQKRDRTYRVVNEFTHEAGKDYQVGVPFPFVPALKTDYPQLEKVTTVFEGYNSQITILDEQGAIAEKFKEELGVMFAEPEFFQIFDYPWLAGDPRKFLGEPNTVALTRSIAEKYFGSWQKALGKFIKLDNKQLLQVGGVLQDLPDNTDFPFRLVVSFPTLRQFIDAGEFSNWGSVWSSTQSYLVLPPNTSQAQFDQSLISFLKKHNPDDRNHIYKLQPLSDLHFNTHYPPMTYRSISKPTILSLVLIGAFILVIACINFVNLATAQAVGRAKETGIRKVLGSNRGHLIGQFLGETFFIVLLAVFVAVLLVMAVLPLVRSISNLPEDFQLSFSLEVAGFLILLILLVTVLSGFYPALILSGFQPVQALKSKMTLQTVGGISLRKALVVMQFSISQVLIIATLIAITQMDYVRSKDLGFNKEAVLLVSVPEDSVSQQKLQILKNRFTALPAVQQVSLHSAAPAAGSNSMTNFRFGKASEDAKFPVSLKAGDVDYFSTFQLRLVAGRIYFPSDTAREAVVNEKLLRQVGVKNAQDAIGQTIRINDRNFPVVGVVQDFHNLSLRDPIAPIAILANKSSYRQVALKLKSTSANIKETTRTIAQIWNETFPEYVYEANFLDERLAEFYEGETKLAALFKIFAGIAIFIGCLGLYGLVSFVAVQKTKEIGIRKVLGASLTNIVTLLSKDFLKLVLLANVLAWPLAWWVMQRWLQDFEYRIPIGWWMFAVAGLGALMIALVTVSFQAVKAAIANPVEALRRE; via the coding sequence ATGTGGCTTAATTACTTTAAAATTGCTTTCCGGAATTTACTGCGGCACAAAGCTTTTTCGCTGCTGAACATTGCCGGTTTATCGGTGGGGGTAGCCGTGGCTTTGCTGATCTTTTTAATCGTGCGTTTTGAGTTGAGCTTCGATACGTTTCATCAAAAACGCGACCGCACTTACCGCGTGGTAAACGAGTTTACCCACGAAGCCGGCAAAGATTACCAGGTGGGCGTACCTTTCCCGTTTGTGCCTGCCTTAAAAACCGATTATCCGCAGTTAGAGAAAGTGACTACGGTGTTCGAGGGTTATAATTCGCAGATTACCATTTTAGATGAGCAAGGAGCAATTGCTGAAAAGTTTAAGGAAGAACTAGGCGTTATGTTCGCCGAACCCGAGTTTTTTCAAATTTTTGATTACCCCTGGCTGGCCGGCGATCCGCGGAAATTTTTAGGCGAGCCCAATACCGTAGCGCTCACCCGTTCGATTGCCGAAAAATATTTTGGTTCGTGGCAAAAAGCTTTAGGTAAATTCATTAAGCTCGATAACAAACAATTGCTGCAGGTAGGCGGCGTTTTACAGGATTTGCCCGATAATACTGATTTTCCTTTTCGTTTGGTTGTTTCATTTCCCACCCTGCGCCAATTTATTGATGCCGGCGAATTTAGCAACTGGGGCAGTGTCTGGAGCAGCACGCAAAGTTATCTGGTATTACCCCCCAACACCTCCCAAGCGCAATTTGATCAGTCGTTAATTTCTTTTCTTAAAAAACACAACCCCGACGACCGGAATCATATTTACAAACTGCAACCCTTATCGGATCTGCATTTTAATACCCATTATCCCCCCATGACGTACCGCAGCATCAGCAAGCCCACTATTTTGTCGCTGGTGCTGATCGGGGCCTTTATTCTGGTGATTGCCTGCATTAATTTCGTGAACCTGGCTACAGCGCAGGCCGTGGGCCGGGCCAAAGAAACCGGCATCCGCAAAGTGCTGGGCAGCAACCGCGGGCATTTAATCGGGCAATTCCTCGGCGAAACTTTCTTTATTGTACTGCTGGCGGTATTTGTAGCGGTGTTATTAGTAATGGCTGTGCTGCCCCTGGTGCGTTCCATTTCTAACCTTCCCGAAGATTTTCAGCTGTCCTTTTCTTTAGAAGTAGCCGGCTTTTTAATTCTCCTGATTTTGCTGGTTACAGTGCTTTCGGGTTTTTACCCGGCGCTAATTTTATCGGGTTTTCAGCCGGTACAGGCTTTAAAAAGCAAAATGACCTTGCAAACCGTAGGTGGCATTTCGTTACGCAAAGCTTTGGTAGTCATGCAATTTTCTATTTCGCAGGTCCTCATTATTGCTACGCTTATTGCCATTACGCAAATGGATTATGTACGGAGCAAGGATTTAGGTTTTAACAAAGAAGCGGTATTACTGGTAAGTGTGCCCGAAGACAGTGTCAGTCAGCAGAAACTGCAAATTTTAAAAAACCGGTTTACGGCTTTGCCCGCCGTCCAGCAGGTAAGCCTGCACTCCGCTGCCCCAGCCGCCGGCAGCAATTCCATGACTAATTTCCGGTTTGGCAAGGCGTCCGAAGATGCAAAATTCCCGGTTAGCTTAAAAGCCGGCGATGTGGATTATTTCTCTACTTTTCAATTACGGTTAGTGGCCGGCCGCATTTATTTTCCCAGCGATACGGCCCGCGAAGCCGTGGTAAACGAAAAATTACTCCGGCAGGTTGGCGTAAAGAATGCCCAGGACGCTATTGGCCAGACCATCCGGATTAACGACCGAAATTTTCCGGTAGTAGGCGTGGTACAAGACTTTCATAATCTATCGCTACGCGACCCGATTGCGCCCATTGCCATCCTGGCCAACAAAAGCAGTTACCGGCAGGTAGCCTTAAAACTAAAATCCACGAGCGCCAACATAAAAGAAACCACGCGTACCATTGCGCAGATTTGGAACGAGACCTTTCCGGAGTACGTGTACGAGGCGAATTTCCTCGATGAGCGTCTGGCCGAATTCTACGAAGGCGAAACCAAACTAGCTGCTTTATTTAAAATTTTTGCCGGTATTGCTATTTTTATTGGCTGCCTGGGCTTGTACGGCCTGGTATCGTTCGTGGCGGTGCAAAAAACCAAAGAAATCGGCATTCGCAAAGTACTGGGTGCCTCGCTCACCAATATTGTAACCTTACTTTCCAAAGATTTTCTGAAGCTGGTTTTGCTGGCCAATGTGCTGGCCTGGCCCCTGGCCTGGTGGGTAATGCAACGTTGGCTGCAGGACTTTGAATACCGCATTCCGATTGGCTGGTGGATGTTTGCCGTGGCCGGTCTGGGAGCTTTAATGATTGCTTTAGTAACCGTAAGCTTTCAGGCGGTTAAAGCGGCTATTGCCAACCCGGTAGAGGCCCTACGACGGGAATAA
- a CDS encoding ABC transporter permease — MIQNYLKTAFRIFIRNKTFTAINVLGLSIGISASLIIFLIAHYEFSYDTSVPNADRVYRVVMNLKFNGDESHSAAVPGPLSQVLPQETTGLELTVPVMQFQGDATAKVSIQRDKTAEPLVLKKQTGIVFTNPQYFSLLPHQWLAGSPVSALKNPFTVVLTESRARQYFPTANLPDMLGKEIKYNEDFTATISGIVQDLNNTTSFEAVEFISFATIAQTHLQNNFMMQVWNDWMAYSQVYVKLAPHTKAANVEHQLALLLNKYNKDANKDKANTIRFYLQPLSDLHFNKEYVGFNQRVVPKSVLYGLFAVAGFLLLLACINFINLTTANAARRAKEIGIRKTMGSSRKQLIMQFLGETFLLTLLAALVSFCLAPALLKLFADFIPAGLQGQSLRQPYVFLFLFLLTVLVSFLSGLYPAFVLSGYQPIKVLKAQAFIRGNETKQVWIRKTLTISQFAIAQVFVVATLIVSKQINYALHTELGFNKEGIITFFLPRDTVTTHRQQLLNEINAIPAVELASTGFLAPMEDGPAFTHIAYSPKPEIKEPVQIRWGDPNYIHVFKIKLIAGRNILASDSIQEFLINATYAKLLGFQNPEDAIGQHLRFGEKKLPIVGVMQDFHEQSMHAAITPLVLGGNNGDIFHVRLKPNMAGNNNWQQAIRKIQKAYHQIYPDEDFDYKFVDEAVAHFYQTEQRTAHLLSWATGLSILISCLGLVGLVMYTVHSRTKEIGIRKILGASVNSIAAMLSQDFLKLVVLANILAWPLVWYGMYRWLQNFVYRIEISWYLFVLAGVAALLIALITVSFQAIKAAVANPVEALRSE; from the coding sequence ATGATCCAGAATTACCTTAAAACAGCATTCAGAATATTTATCCGCAACAAAACCTTTACGGCAATAAATGTATTGGGCCTATCTATTGGCATCAGTGCTTCGTTGATTATTTTCTTGATTGCGCATTACGAGTTTAGTTACGATACCTCCGTACCCAATGCCGATCGGGTGTACCGGGTGGTTATGAATTTAAAATTTAACGGCGACGAAAGCCATAGCGCCGCCGTTCCCGGCCCTTTAAGCCAGGTTCTGCCACAGGAAACCACAGGCCTAGAATTAACCGTACCCGTCATGCAGTTTCAGGGCGATGCTACGGCCAAAGTAAGTATCCAGAGAGATAAAACGGCGGAGCCGCTGGTTTTAAAAAAACAAACCGGCATTGTATTTACCAATCCGCAGTATTTTTCGTTGCTGCCCCACCAATGGCTAGCGGGCTCGCCAGTTAGCGCGCTTAAAAACCCGTTTACCGTAGTCCTCACCGAGAGCCGGGCCAGACAATATTTTCCGACGGCAAACCTGCCCGACATGCTGGGTAAAGAAATAAAATACAATGAAGATTTTACCGCCACTATTTCGGGTATTGTGCAGGATTTAAATAATACCACTTCTTTCGAGGCCGTAGAATTTATCTCGTTCGCTACCATTGCCCAAACCCACCTGCAGAACAATTTTATGATGCAAGTTTGGAACGACTGGATGGCTTATTCGCAGGTGTACGTGAAACTGGCTCCCCACACTAAGGCCGCTAACGTAGAACACCAGTTAGCTTTGCTTTTAAACAAGTACAACAAAGATGCTAATAAAGATAAGGCGAATACCATACGCTTCTATTTACAACCTTTAAGTGATCTTCACTTTAACAAAGAATACGTTGGTTTTAATCAAAGAGTAGTCCCTAAATCTGTTTTGTACGGTTTATTTGCGGTGGCAGGCTTTTTATTGTTGCTGGCTTGTATCAACTTCATTAATCTTACCACGGCTAATGCGGCCCGCCGCGCGAAAGAAATCGGCATCCGAAAAACAATGGGCAGTTCCCGAAAGCAATTGATCATGCAATTTCTGGGGGAAACCTTTTTGTTAACCTTGCTGGCCGCTCTTGTATCTTTTTGCTTAGCTCCCGCCCTGCTAAAATTATTCGCTGATTTCATTCCGGCAGGTTTACAGGGGCAGTCGTTGCGACAACCGTATGTGTTTTTGTTTTTATTTCTGCTCACGGTACTGGTAAGCTTCTTGTCGGGCTTGTATCCGGCCTTTGTTTTATCGGGCTATCAACCCATTAAAGTTTTAAAAGCGCAAGCGTTCATCAGGGGCAACGAAACCAAACAAGTATGGATCCGGAAAACCTTAACTATTTCGCAATTTGCCATTGCGCAAGTTTTTGTAGTAGCTACTTTAATCGTGAGCAAACAAATTAATTACGCCTTACACACCGAATTAGGCTTTAATAAAGAAGGCATTATTACTTTCTTTTTGCCCCGCGATACGGTTACTACCCACCGGCAGCAGTTATTAAACGAAATAAACGCTATCCCCGCCGTAGAATTAGCCAGTACCGGCTTTCTGGCTCCTATGGAGGATGGCCCCGCTTTCACCCATATAGCTTACTCCCCTAAACCCGAAATAAAAGAACCGGTACAGATACGCTGGGGCGACCCGAATTATATTCATGTTTTTAAAATAAAGTTAATAGCCGGCCGAAACATCCTGGCCAGCGATAGTATTCAGGAATTTCTGATAAATGCTACTTATGCCAAGCTATTAGGTTTTCAAAACCCGGAGGACGCCATTGGCCAGCACCTCCGGTTTGGCGAAAAAAAATTACCTATTGTGGGCGTAATGCAGGATTTTCATGAACAATCCATGCATGCTGCCATCACGCCGCTGGTGTTGGGCGGCAATAACGGCGATATTTTCCATGTTAGATTAAAGCCAAACATGGCCGGAAATAATAACTGGCAACAGGCGATTCGTAAAATTCAAAAAGCGTATCACCAGATATACCCTGACGAAGATTTTGATTACAAGTTTGTAGACGAAGCAGTAGCCCATTTTTACCAAACCGAACAGCGTACCGCGCATCTTTTAAGCTGGGCCACGGGCTTATCAATACTTATTAGTTGTTTAGGTTTAGTAGGTTTGGTAATGTACACCGTTCATTCCCGCACCAAAGAAATCGGTATCCGCAAAATACTGGGTGCTTCGGTGAACAGCATTGCCGCCATGCTCTCCCAGGATTTCCTGAAACTGGTAGTACTAGCCAATATTCTGGCCTGGCCCCTGGTGTGGTACGGCATGTACCGTTGGTTGCAAAACTTTGTTTATCGCATCGAAATTAGCTGGTATCTTTTTGTATTGGCGGGAGTAGCGGCTTTACTTATTGCTTTAATCACGGTAAGTTTTCAAGCCATAAAAGCCGCTGTGGCCAACCCAGTAGAGGCCCTACGAAGCGAGTAA
- a CDS encoding dihydrofolate reductase family protein yields the protein MRQIIVISMITLDGVMQAPGGPEEDTSGGFKYGGWVAPYNDDVSDKVIQKLMQPADLLLGRETFKIWENYWPQHAANWPSINDVTKYVLSKTIKKSGWKNSVFFSSLADIEKLKNSNGSAIQVWGSSQLVQLLLKHDLVDELWLKIYPLTLGEGKKLFDNGPIPAAFTLVESVATPSGIIVANYKRAGEVRTGTIGS from the coding sequence ATGAGACAAATAATAGTTATATCCATGATTACGCTGGACGGAGTAATGCAAGCACCGGGGGGACCGGAGGAAGATACTTCCGGCGGTTTTAAATATGGTGGTTGGGTAGCCCCCTACAACGACGACGTATCGGATAAGGTTATACAAAAACTAATGCAGCCGGCAGACCTGCTTTTGGGTAGAGAAACATTTAAGATTTGGGAGAACTACTGGCCCCAACATGCAGCTAATTGGCCCAGTATTAATGATGTCACCAAATATGTCCTATCTAAAACCATAAAAAAGTCAGGTTGGAAAAACTCTGTTTTCTTTAGTAGCCTGGCAGATATTGAAAAGCTTAAAAACTCAAACGGTTCGGCCATTCAAGTGTGGGGCAGTAGCCAGCTCGTTCAGCTACTGCTAAAGCATGATTTAGTGGACGAACTCTGGCTCAAAATTTACCCGCTGACGCTTGGTGAAGGCAAAAAGTTGTTTGATAATGGACCAATACCGGCAGCCTTTACATTAGTTGAAAGTGTTGCTACCCCAAGCGGAATTATAGTTGCCAATTACAAGCGAGCCGGGGAAGTCAGGACAGGTACTATCGGATCTTAA